One genomic region from Desulfatibacillum aliphaticivorans DSM 15576 encodes:
- the recD2 gene encoding SF1B family DNA helicase RecD2, producing the protein MPRKTNSPAKLRGRIERVYYAGPKFSAGRLLTSTGDEIQFAVNLFARENQPVVLLGTWATHPKYGRQFKVDAMEHDLDLNPEGLIHYLANHPDIKGIGPAKARLIVEEFGDSFEETLIESPELIASKARISLDAANRLKDEWCKNRSVNAVLAWLSAFGLTHHQVTTLVDKLGGNCLDILKADPYILIRELRGFGFKKVDKIARKLGTPKDHTPRIRAGIQYCMHEALDQGNCWVEYEDLVDQANLLLVMDNLDSRIRIEASLDNLISERLLSCESHAGRFLVALSDILKMEQDIAAIFTKADASNPHFKSTRNLQKLILRQAETLNEKQLEAVHSALQHSISLISGGAGSGKSYTVSVINGVCEECDLEVVLSAPTGKAAKRLEEVSGRTGTTIHRLLGYDGKSFSKDSNNPIDADVLIIDEFSMVDVPLAWHLFNAVDFARTAIVMVGDHNQLPPVGPGNILRDLIHSNAIPTVILDKVVRQAGVLKENSTAILKGEVRKTSDASSQGCRDWYLADQFTDPGAARNFLLDLFDKRLDALGFDLIKDVQVLTPTHKGPLGTKSLNEDLQRLIQKRLWNVSVPETQPGRRSPFLKHDKVIQTRNNYELNVMNGAIGHVVDVLPNGTLLIDFEGVAVEIEKGSPNLQDIQLAYTLTIHKTQGSEFPCTVVVVHKAHSFMHHRNLLYTGVTRARKTAIVLGDRWGIRNCAKKCQVDDRKTFLSILLNNVNCPEEQSACAGAL; encoded by the coding sequence ATGCCAAGAAAAACAAACTCCCCGGCAAAACTCCGGGGAAGAATAGAGAGAGTTTATTATGCCGGGCCAAAATTTTCTGCAGGCCGTTTACTCACCTCCACAGGAGATGAAATTCAGTTTGCCGTAAACCTGTTTGCCCGTGAAAACCAGCCCGTGGTCCTTTTGGGGACGTGGGCCACCCATCCGAAATATGGTCGTCAGTTCAAGGTCGATGCCATGGAGCACGATCTTGATCTGAACCCGGAAGGATTGATTCACTATCTGGCCAATCACCCGGATATCAAAGGGATTGGCCCTGCCAAAGCCCGCCTTATTGTCGAAGAGTTCGGCGATTCATTCGAGGAGACTCTGATTGAATCCCCGGAGCTCATCGCATCAAAAGCCAGAATTTCCCTCGATGCCGCCAATCGCCTGAAGGATGAATGGTGCAAAAACCGCAGCGTCAATGCCGTCCTTGCATGGCTCTCCGCCTTTGGGTTGACCCATCATCAGGTAACCACGCTGGTCGATAAGCTGGGCGGGAACTGTTTGGATATCCTCAAGGCCGACCCTTACATCCTCATCCGGGAACTGCGTGGATTCGGCTTCAAAAAAGTCGACAAGATTGCCCGCAAACTGGGTACGCCCAAAGACCACACGCCAAGAATCCGTGCCGGTATTCAGTACTGCATGCACGAGGCGCTGGATCAGGGAAACTGCTGGGTCGAATACGAGGACCTTGTTGATCAGGCCAACCTGCTGCTGGTGATGGATAATCTGGACAGCCGCATCCGTATCGAAGCATCGCTGGACAATCTGATCAGTGAAAGACTGCTTTCCTGTGAATCACACGCGGGACGTTTTCTGGTGGCGCTTTCCGATATCCTGAAAATGGAACAGGACATCGCCGCCATTTTCACCAAGGCGGATGCCTCGAACCCTCATTTCAAATCGACCCGCAATCTACAGAAGCTGATTCTTCGTCAGGCGGAAACGCTCAACGAAAAGCAGCTCGAAGCGGTTCACTCCGCTTTGCAGCACTCCATCAGCCTGATCTCCGGTGGAGCCGGATCGGGTAAGAGTTATACGGTTTCGGTCATCAATGGGGTATGTGAAGAGTGCGATCTGGAGGTGGTGCTGTCCGCACCGACAGGCAAAGCGGCCAAGAGACTCGAGGAAGTGAGCGGTCGCACCGGAACCACCATCCATCGCCTGCTTGGCTATGACGGCAAGTCCTTTTCTAAAGATAGCAATAATCCAATCGATGCCGACGTTCTGATCATCGATGAATTTTCCATGGTGGATGTTCCGTTGGCGTGGCACCTTTTCAATGCGGTCGACTTTGCCAGAACGGCCATTGTCATGGTGGGAGACCACAACCAGCTACCGCCGGTCGGTCCGGGAAATATCCTTCGGGATCTGATCCACTCCAATGCCATCCCCACGGTCATTCTGGATAAGGTAGTCAGGCAGGCCGGTGTCCTGAAGGAAAACAGTACCGCTATTCTCAAAGGAGAAGTCAGAAAGACCAGCGACGCCAGTTCACAGGGATGCCGGGACTGGTATCTGGCGGATCAGTTCACCGACCCGGGTGCTGCTCGAAATTTCCTGTTGGATCTCTTTGACAAGCGGCTCGATGCCCTTGGATTTGATCTAATCAAGGATGTGCAGGTGTTGACTCCAACGCACAAGGGGCCGCTGGGAACCAAATCCCTCAATGAGGACCTGCAGAGGCTTATCCAGAAGCGGCTATGGAATGTGAGTGTTCCGGAAACACAGCCCGGCCGTCGGTCGCCATTTTTGAAACACGACAAGGTCATTCAGACCCGCAACAACTATGAGCTGAACGTGATGAACGGTGCCATCGGCCATGTGGTCGATGTTTTGCCCAACGGCACGCTTCTGATTGATTTCGAGGGTGTGGCGGTTGAGATTGAAAAAGGCTCACCGAACCTTCAGGACATCCAGCTGGCATATACGCTGACAATCCACAAAACCCAGGGATCGGAATTTCCATGCACTGTCGTGGTGGTCCACAAGGCTCATTCCTTTATGCATCATCGTAATCTGCTGTACACCGGCGTGACCCGTGCCCGCAAGACAGCGATTGTGCTGGGCGACCGATGGGGCATCCGTAATTGTGCCAAAAAATGTCAGGTGGATGACCGAAAGACCTTTCTCTCCATTCTGTTGAACAATGTGAATTGCCCTGAAGAGCAGTCAGCTTGTGCGGGGGCATTATGA
- a CDS encoding CHC2 zinc finger domain-containing protein codes for MSMGGSDNVREYYRLITELDIGDVARDLLAGRITQESRQRLQCDCPHHQSQSHRSLHVMLDKQGWYCFGCGVGGDVLQLVEFIQSGTVTAGQSGPMPDSHRQARDFLAGKAGMPPLSRYGLTQERLEQTENDRSFEIRVKDALTELARYYHQRLKDNQEALTWLKEKYAISDETIDDLLIGFADNESGVIAALRSGDHGFSKRELSATGAFRPTSQDGLNPFFEKRIIFPYWSRGRVVFMIGRKTPWTPDANWEQGKYKKLPVHDEHQRPYVARFINNAVLFNEDCLLGKPDHIIITEGVTDCIALMQQGFPALSPVTVRIRAADWERLVPKMRGLKTVYICQDNEISEAGLKGALQTARTLAEHKIDTKLVTIPLNDPQQQARQELQERFNLTAAVGPRELAKLLEGHSAEDIQEAETLLANAKIDVNDFFASGNGKAEFEVLLSAACTPVEFGIQSLPEDAPEEERNRQLEPVLAEISAHSPLEQSRLLKLVQERLGKAVPMATLKEQVRSVQQNRRDNAKKEKKKAKRLSGSPPGSCRARVDEVLIDTELENGAPDYTAAAEAGYDWFTANGAQFFHTQTGEPFMYFDNSIYWMDSPDRGRKRQYAAMLYKHTGMVPTSNGGRTFFEVLPSLAMIRGQVRDHFSWLHTDISNFTVYFNLNNQDHEIARITPDGIEILKNGGNADGIILDGSRKMKPLKFLKDAAPEEADKLLVDLLINNMTCSQGDRFLILSWLTCFLLIDFSGTRPMTRFEGSAGSGKTTASKLISALLYGEPQHKKATDAANYTDGSQNPLIVLDNIEVKQMTEDLTTFMLTSITGIAKEKRKSGTDSETVTERTKCLLNTTGIEPLCGELSEIQSRSFVINFDIGNQGNDCFIESDVIAALQRNRDLIISALMKRTSEVLAMMKDGMRTQAMKLLHEALGNHDKRRCNEYLSLMYLMLLAGSSQDQIEQGMSTLAPAFKQQIQTINQTSRETARDSNHTATALSTLFKAWRTAVEADRKDIYNDRRVDHIQEFVARYQVQLEEDGCLKEVLSRELFVALKRVARDFGLRFEMDSSRQFAQRFANDLETIREAGFDVVISQKRYGTKLYTIQTVE; via the coding sequence ATGAGCATGGGCGGTTCAGATAATGTCAGAGAATACTACCGCCTGATAACCGAGCTCGATATTGGTGATGTGGCAAGGGATCTTCTGGCCGGAAGGATCACACAGGAATCCCGGCAGCGGCTCCAGTGCGATTGCCCGCATCACCAGAGTCAGTCCCATCGCTCACTTCATGTGATGCTCGACAAACAGGGCTGGTATTGCTTCGGCTGCGGTGTGGGTGGTGATGTCCTCCAGCTCGTTGAGTTTATTCAATCGGGTACGGTCACCGCCGGGCAATCCGGTCCCATGCCCGACAGCCATCGGCAGGCCCGTGATTTTCTTGCAGGGAAAGCCGGGATGCCGCCGTTGTCACGTTACGGCCTCACGCAGGAACGCTTGGAGCAGACGGAAAATGATCGTTCCTTTGAGATCCGGGTCAAAGATGCCCTGACCGAGCTGGCCCGCTACTATCACCAGCGGCTCAAGGATAATCAGGAGGCGTTGACCTGGCTGAAGGAAAAATATGCCATCAGTGATGAGACCATCGACGACCTGTTGATCGGTTTTGCCGACAATGAGTCCGGTGTCATTGCTGCCCTGCGATCCGGCGATCATGGATTTAGCAAACGGGAGCTTTCCGCCACAGGAGCCTTTCGCCCGACCAGTCAGGATGGATTGAATCCGTTTTTTGAAAAACGAATCATCTTTCCATACTGGAGTCGTGGCCGCGTGGTGTTCATGATCGGCCGCAAGACTCCGTGGACACCGGATGCAAACTGGGAACAGGGAAAGTACAAGAAGCTGCCGGTTCACGATGAACATCAGCGTCCTTATGTCGCCCGCTTCATCAATAATGCGGTGCTGTTCAATGAGGACTGCCTGCTGGGTAAGCCCGACCACATCATCATTACCGAAGGCGTGACCGATTGCATCGCTCTGATGCAACAGGGTTTCCCGGCGCTCTCTCCTGTGACGGTAAGAATCAGGGCCGCAGACTGGGAGCGTCTGGTCCCGAAGATGCGCGGGCTCAAGACCGTCTATATCTGTCAGGACAATGAAATCTCGGAGGCCGGGCTCAAGGGAGCCTTGCAGACTGCTCGCACGCTGGCCGAACACAAGATTGATACGAAGCTGGTTACCATTCCTCTGAATGACCCCCAGCAGCAGGCACGTCAGGAACTGCAGGAACGGTTTAATCTGACGGCGGCTGTCGGCCCCCGGGAGCTCGCCAAATTACTCGAAGGCCACTCTGCCGAGGATATTCAGGAGGCTGAAACGCTGCTGGCCAATGCCAAGATCGATGTGAACGATTTCTTTGCATCCGGCAATGGTAAGGCTGAGTTTGAGGTGCTGCTTTCTGCGGCCTGTACGCCGGTTGAGTTCGGCATTCAAAGTCTGCCCGAGGATGCCCCGGAGGAAGAGAGAAACCGCCAGCTCGAGCCGGTTCTGGCCGAAATTTCGGCTCATTCACCGCTGGAGCAAAGCCGTCTATTGAAACTGGTTCAGGAGCGGCTGGGTAAAGCGGTTCCAATGGCGACACTCAAGGAACAGGTGCGATCTGTTCAGCAGAACCGACGTGACAACGCCAAAAAGGAAAAAAAGAAAGCCAAACGTCTCAGCGGATCACCGCCCGGTTCCTGTCGCGCCCGGGTCGATGAAGTACTGATCGATACGGAACTGGAAAACGGTGCTCCGGATTATACCGCCGCAGCCGAAGCGGGCTATGACTGGTTTACCGCCAATGGAGCCCAGTTCTTTCACACCCAGACCGGTGAGCCGTTTATGTATTTCGACAACTCCATTTACTGGATGGATTCACCCGATCGCGGACGCAAAAGGCAGTATGCAGCCATGCTCTACAAGCACACTGGCATGGTTCCGACATCCAACGGCGGCCGCACCTTTTTCGAGGTATTGCCCAGTTTGGCGATGATTCGAGGTCAGGTGCGCGACCATTTCTCGTGGCTGCACACGGATATTTCCAATTTCACGGTCTATTTCAACCTGAACAATCAGGATCATGAGATTGCCCGGATAACACCCGACGGCATCGAGATCCTGAAAAATGGTGGGAACGCCGACGGGATCATTCTCGACGGTTCCCGCAAGATGAAGCCGTTGAAGTTTCTGAAAGACGCCGCACCGGAGGAAGCCGACAAGCTGCTGGTCGATCTCCTGATCAACAATATGACCTGCTCGCAGGGTGACCGCTTTCTGATTCTGTCCTGGCTGACCTGTTTTCTGCTGATCGATTTTTCCGGAACCCGGCCCATGACCCGTTTTGAAGGATCGGCCGGTTCGGGTAAGACCACGGCCAGTAAGCTGATTTCGGCGCTGCTTTACGGTGAGCCCCAGCACAAGAAAGCCACCGATGCGGCCAACTATACCGATGGTTCCCAGAATCCGCTTATTGTCCTCGACAACATCGAGGTCAAGCAGATGACCGAGGACCTGACCACCTTCATGCTGACCAGTATCACCGGCATTGCCAAAGAGAAACGCAAGAGCGGCACAGACAGTGAAACCGTGACCGAGCGGACCAAATGCCTGCTCAATACCACCGGCATCGAGCCGTTGTGCGGAGAGCTGTCCGAAATCCAGTCCCGCAGCTTTGTGATCAATTTCGATATTGGCAATCAGGGCAACGACTGTTTCATTGAGTCAGATGTGATTGCCGCCCTGCAGCGCAACCGGGACCTGATCATTTCCGCTCTGATGAAACGCACCAGCGAGGTGCTGGCCATGATGAAAGACGGGATGCGGACACAGGCGATGAAATTGCTCCACGAGGCCCTTGGAAACCATGACAAACGACGCTGTAACGAATATCTCAGTCTGATGTATCTGATGCTTCTGGCCGGATCATCTCAGGATCAGATCGAACAGGGAATGTCGACGCTGGCACCGGCTTTCAAGCAGCAGATCCAGACCATCAACCAGACCAGTCGTGAAACCGCCCGGGATTCCAATCACACCGCAACGGCGCTCTCGACATTGTTCAAAGCGTGGCGCACCGCCGTGGAGGCCGACCGGAAAGATATCTACAACGATCGCCGGGTGGATCACATTCAGGAGTTTGTTGCCCGCTATCAGGTGCAGCTCGAAGAAGACGGCTGTCTCAAGGAGGTGTTGTCCCGGGAGCTGTTCGTGGCGCTCAAACGTGTGGCCAGAGATTTCGGTCTGCGCTTTGAAATGGATTCATCGAGGCAGTTTGCTCAGCGCTTTGCCAACGACCTTGAAACCATCCGCGAGGCTGGATTCGATGTTGTCATCAGCCAGAAACGATACGGAACCAAGCTCTACACCATCCAGACAGTCGAATAA
- a CDS encoding ERCC4 domain-containing protein, which produces MVTVVVDTREQEPYGFDSESVASIRKALPAGDYSIEGFETRVAVERKSMADFVSTVIRGRKRFHKELEKLRHYDAACVVVEANYRDVLGACYQSDAHPNALIGTIASIIIDFGVPVYFCSDRQAACRFVEEFLMRFHRRFAQCQEKQTPRQNSGEE; this is translated from the coding sequence ATGGTTACCGTTGTCGTTGATACCCGGGAACAGGAGCCTTACGGATTTGATTCGGAATCAGTCGCATCAATCCGTAAAGCCCTCCCGGCGGGAGATTACTCCATCGAGGGATTCGAGACCCGGGTGGCGGTGGAAAGGAAGTCCATGGCGGATTTTGTTTCCACGGTCATCCGAGGCCGCAAGCGTTTTCACAAGGAGCTCGAAAAACTCCGGCATTATGACGCAGCCTGTGTCGTCGTTGAGGCCAATTACCGGGATGTTCTCGGTGCCTGTTACCAGAGCGACGCCCATCCAAACGCCCTCATAGGAACCATTGCCTCCATCATCATCGACTTCGGTGTGCCCGTTTATTTCTGTTCAGACCGTCAGGCAGCCTGCCGGTTTGTTGAAGAGTTTTTAATGCGCTTTCACCGGAGGTTCGCTCAATGCCAAGAAAAACAAACTCCCCGGCAAAACTCCGGGGAAGAATAG
- a CDS encoding DUF669 domain-containing protein, with translation MSWNNDDTMDLAQFDDDFVSADVEEKDFEAVPDGKYQVKVDRVELTRSETSGNPMLKWALKILGPTHKGRLLWRNNVIASKDNVKWLKQDLYTCGLQMDKLSDLPGKLETLLDVGLEVTKRTKNEFENIYFNRRIVLSDEDAAAPSAGHDVDDMIPF, from the coding sequence ATGAGTTGGAATAACGATGACACCATGGACCTCGCGCAGTTCGACGATGATTTCGTTTCTGCGGATGTTGAAGAAAAGGACTTTGAAGCTGTTCCCGACGGGAAATATCAGGTCAAGGTCGATCGCGTGGAACTGACCCGCTCGGAAACTTCCGGCAATCCCATGCTCAAGTGGGCGCTGAAGATTCTGGGTCCCACGCACAAAGGCCGTCTGCTGTGGCGTAACAACGTCATTGCCAGCAAGGACAATGTGAAATGGCTCAAGCAGGATCTCTATACCTGCGGCCTGCAGATGGACAAGCTCTCCGATCTCCCGGGCAAACTGGAAACCCTTCTGGATGTCGGGCTCGAGGTGACCAAGCGCACGAAAAACGAATTCGAGAACATCTACTTCAACCGCCGGATTGTGCTTTCGGATGAAGATGCCGCAGCACCGTCGGCCGGTCACGATGTAGACGACATGATTCCGTTTTGA